A single region of the Pseudalkalibacillus berkeleyi genome encodes:
- a CDS encoding copper amine oxidase, whose protein sequence is MNFKKGLVAIPLSTSLLLGGVATTAFADDHAKPTVTTPASELRTSLDHLLGEHAYLAVETMRKGAEGSKDFEQSAGALMANADDLSAAIASVYGEDAGKQFDEMWKGHIGFFVDYVKATGANDEEAKKKALDNLANYRAEFSNFLETATEERLEAGALADGLQMHVNQLIGAFDAYVAGNYDKAYEYEREAINHMYGVSKGLSSAIVQQFPDKFENSKAVTPANDLRSNMNHLLTEHAGLAMMAMQNGIDGSEDFEASAKALSNNTEDLTAAISSVYGEEAGAQFKEMWSGHIGNFVEYVKATGADDAEKKKAALDALANYRADFSNFLETATDGRLKADALSEGLQMHVNQLTGTFDSYVEEDYDAAYTQLREAYAHMLNPAKGLSSAFVDQFPDKFAGEMPSDMPKTGMGGTADQGISIESILLAGFAASIAIAMLAVRRFSGQKS, encoded by the coding sequence ATGAATTTCAAAAAAGGACTCGTAGCAATTCCATTAAGTACATCTTTACTACTCGGGGGCGTCGCAACAACAGCGTTCGCTGATGACCATGCAAAACCAACCGTAACGACACCAGCTTCAGAATTACGCACATCACTCGATCACCTCCTCGGTGAGCACGCATACTTAGCCGTCGAAACGATGAGAAAAGGTGCAGAGGGCTCGAAAGATTTTGAACAATCAGCTGGCGCATTAATGGCTAATGCAGACGATTTAAGTGCAGCAATCGCTTCTGTATATGGTGAAGATGCTGGTAAACAATTCGACGAGATGTGGAAAGGCCACATCGGATTCTTCGTAGACTATGTAAAAGCGACTGGCGCTAACGATGAAGAAGCTAAGAAAAAGGCATTGGATAACTTAGCAAATTACCGAGCAGAATTTTCTAACTTCCTAGAAACTGCTACAGAGGAACGTTTAGAAGCAGGCGCATTGGCTGACGGACTTCAAATGCACGTTAACCAATTAATCGGAGCATTCGATGCTTATGTTGCCGGAAACTATGATAAAGCATATGAGTATGAGCGTGAAGCGATCAACCATATGTACGGTGTGAGTAAGGGACTTTCCAGCGCAATTGTACAACAGTTCCCTGACAAGTTTGAGAACTCGAAAGCCGTAACACCTGCAAATGATCTTCGTTCCAACATGAACCACCTTCTTACCGAGCATGCAGGTCTAGCGATGATGGCCATGCAAAATGGAATCGACGGTTCTGAAGACTTTGAAGCTTCAGCTAAAGCACTCTCAAACAACACGGAAGACCTAACTGCAGCGATCTCTTCAGTATACGGTGAAGAAGCTGGAGCACAGTTCAAGGAAATGTGGTCAGGACATATCGGAAACTTCGTTGAATATGTAAAAGCAACTGGCGCTGACGACGCTGAAAAGAAAAAAGCAGCACTTGATGCATTAGCAAACTATAGAGCAGATTTCTCGAACTTCTTAGAAACAGCAACAGATGGTCGTTTAAAAGCTGATGCACTATCTGAAGGTTTACAAATGCACGTTAATCAATTGACAGGTACATTTGATAGCTATGTAGAAGAAGACTATGATGCAGCATATACACAACTACGTGAGGCATATGCACACATGCTGAACCCAGCAAAAGGTCTATCAAGCGCATTCGTAGATCAGTTCCCTGACAAATTCGCTGGTGAAATGCCTTCTGACATGCCTAAAACAGGCATGGGTGGAACTGCAGACCAAGGCATCTCGATTGAATCAATCCTACTTGCTGGATTTGCAGCTTCAATTGCGATTGCAATGCTAGCAGTAAGAAGATTCAGCGGACAAAAGTCATAA
- a CDS encoding class F sortase has translation MKKTLQWLSLLLLAFALAGCMNPTADSKENQMQVNTSTQEQSTTNEEKDQSNSTASGQSTENVDIIKDERKGIVPVSIEIPSINVKTKVEHVGTLDDGRMDVPKDADNVGWYKPGTLPGAQGNSVIAGHVDDLTSPAVFYDLHKLKDGDKIIVKGKSGETLTFKVNQSKVYPRQDSPIENIFGYTYRSALNLITCTGDYDPKTTERAERLVVTAELVQG, from the coding sequence ATGAAGAAAACCTTGCAGTGGCTAAGTCTATTATTACTAGCATTCGCTTTAGCTGGATGTATGAATCCAACTGCCGACAGCAAAGAAAATCAAATGCAAGTTAATACATCAACACAAGAACAATCAACTACAAACGAAGAAAAGGACCAATCTAATTCAACAGCTAGTGGACAATCTACTGAAAATGTTGACATCATTAAAGATGAGCGCAAAGGGATTGTACCGGTCTCAATCGAAATTCCATCCATTAATGTAAAAACAAAGGTTGAACATGTAGGAACGTTAGATGATGGCCGTATGGATGTACCGAAAGATGCCGATAACGTAGGTTGGTACAAACCAGGAACATTACCAGGTGCGCAAGGGAACTCAGTAATTGCTGGACATGTGGATGACCTGACGAGTCCTGCAGTCTTCTATGACCTTCATAAATTGAAGGACGGAGATAAAATTATCGTAAAAGGCAAATCCGGGGAAACACTTACTTTTAAAGTAAACCAATCAAAAGTCTATCCTCGGCAAGACTCGCCGATAGAAAATATTTTCGGATACACGTACAGAAGTGCGCTTAATTTAATTACGTGCACGGGTGACTATGATCCAAAAACAACCGAACGAGCAGAACGCCTTGTCGTAACAGCAGAGCTTGTTCAAGGGTAG
- a CDS encoding phosphatase PAP2 family protein, with protein sequence MGKLGTQINEKVLQKLSYKLVIGIIATLMLIGVFGYLADSLIDRELSAFDTFLSSIVFDMQTPWLTDFMIFVTSIGDTSTYVVVVIIYLAVLLKKKLKLESLILLITILGAWGLNGALKFMFQRARPDIEHLIEVGGYSFPSGHAMVSIAAYGIMGFLIVQYLQNQGRSYWPVILLTSLLIFLIGFSRVYLHVHYPSDVIAGFSAGAVWLLTCMYAMSILKSRGNQKENSPL encoded by the coding sequence ATGGGAAAGTTGGGAACGCAGATTAATGAAAAGGTATTGCAAAAGCTCAGTTATAAACTTGTGATTGGCATAATAGCAACTTTAATGTTAATCGGTGTATTTGGATATTTAGCTGACAGTTTAATAGACCGTGAATTGAGTGCATTTGATACGTTTCTATCGAGCATCGTATTCGATATGCAAACCCCTTGGTTAACAGATTTTATGATTTTCGTAACGAGTATAGGGGATACGAGTACATATGTGGTCGTTGTTATCATTTATTTGGCGGTCTTATTAAAAAAGAAATTGAAATTGGAGTCACTGATCTTACTCATTACGATCTTAGGTGCATGGGGATTAAATGGGGCATTGAAATTCATGTTCCAGCGTGCCCGCCCAGATATAGAACACTTAATTGAAGTCGGCGGTTATAGTTTTCCTAGTGGTCATGCGATGGTTTCTATTGCAGCATATGGAATTATGGGCTTTCTCATCGTTCAATACTTACAAAATCAAGGCCGATCTTATTGGCCTGTGATCTTGTTAACCAGTCTTCTTATATTCTTAATTGGATTTTCGAGAGTCTATTTACATGTACACTATCCAAGTGATGTGATTGCCGGATTTTCTGCAGGAGCAGTTTGGTTACTGACATGCATGTATGCGATGTCTATTTTAAAAAGCCGAGGCAACCAGAAAGAAAACAGCCCTTTATAA
- a CDS encoding MDR family MFS transporter, protein MEHLPLKKKITIMVAVLASMLFAALNQTIVGTAMPKIVSDLGGMEYFSWIFTIYMLASSVTAILVGKLSDMYGRKPFILIGLGMFIVATFLCGTATSIYMLILYRGLQGLAGGMIFSTAFASIGDLFSPRERGRWQGLMGAVFGLASVFGPTLGGFIVDHYAWKWIFWIFLPIGFVAFVLIMRLFPSVPRQSRGRVDYLGSIFLAGTIIPMLLAFSWAGNLYEWGSFQIIGLFTLTFISLGAFLVAEQKVANPVLPLGLFKNSVFTISNIIGLLIGMAMFGAIMYMPFFIQGVIGTSATKTGFIMMSMMLSMVASSTIVGQLITKTGKYKKLAILGLTIMGIGIFSLTTLSGDSTNTDAVLRLIIIGIGLGCSFPIFTITIQNAVAYKHLGVATSSVQLFRQLGGTIGVSIMGAIMNIIMTSNMKHSAALSNSNSSGELDKLADPKLLMDPDQLEALKGNVPQEQLGMFEQIVAMMRSTLSDALNGAFLFGAIMMVVAVILVLFLKEVRLKTSNQEDDEETEDVQVTTRGHAHMSK, encoded by the coding sequence ATGGAACATTTACCTCTCAAAAAGAAAATTACAATTATGGTTGCTGTCTTAGCATCGATGTTGTTTGCAGCACTAAATCAGACAATTGTTGGGACCGCAATGCCAAAGATTGTATCAGACCTTGGCGGTATGGAGTATTTCAGTTGGATTTTTACAATTTATATGCTTGCATCGAGTGTTACCGCAATATTAGTTGGAAAACTATCCGACATGTATGGACGTAAGCCCTTTATTCTAATCGGACTAGGGATGTTTATTGTTGCCACATTCTTATGCGGGACCGCAACCTCAATTTATATGCTCATTCTGTATAGAGGATTGCAAGGTCTGGCAGGAGGGATGATCTTCTCGACTGCATTTGCCTCAATCGGTGATTTATTTTCACCTCGAGAGCGTGGCAGATGGCAAGGTTTAATGGGAGCAGTATTCGGACTTGCAAGTGTGTTTGGACCAACTTTAGGCGGTTTTATCGTTGACCATTACGCGTGGAAATGGATCTTCTGGATTTTCCTACCGATTGGATTTGTTGCCTTTGTATTAATTATGCGATTGTTTCCAAGTGTTCCTCGTCAATCAAGAGGTAGAGTCGATTATTTAGGTTCAATCTTCCTTGCAGGAACAATTATTCCGATGTTACTCGCATTTTCTTGGGCAGGAAACCTTTATGAGTGGGGGTCTTTCCAAATCATCGGACTTTTCACCCTTACCTTCATTTCTCTCGGTGCATTTCTTGTTGCTGAACAGAAGGTCGCAAACCCCGTATTGCCCCTAGGTTTATTCAAAAATAGTGTGTTTACCATTTCAAACATTATTGGGTTATTAATCGGTATGGCAATGTTCGGTGCGATTATGTATATGCCTTTCTTCATTCAAGGTGTAATTGGAACTTCAGCTACAAAAACAGGCTTTATTATGATGTCAATGATGCTTAGTATGGTTGCTTCAAGTACAATTGTAGGACAGTTGATTACGAAAACAGGTAAGTATAAAAAACTTGCCATACTCGGATTAACGATAATGGGTATAGGGATTTTCTCTTTAACTACGCTGAGTGGAGACAGTACGAATACAGATGCTGTTCTGAGACTAATCATTATCGGTATCGGACTAGGATGTAGCTTCCCTATTTTCACGATAACCATCCAAAATGCTGTTGCTTATAAGCATCTTGGTGTAGCAACATCATCTGTACAGTTGTTCCGTCAGCTAGGAGGAACAATTGGCGTCTCGATTATGGGTGCGATTATGAATATTATTATGACATCGAACATGAAACATTCAGCTGCTTTATCTAACTCAAATTCAAGCGGAGAGCTGGACAAACTGGCTGATCCTAAGCTGTTAATGGATCCGGATCAACTAGAAGCCCTAAAAGGAAATGTTCCTCAAGAGCAATTAGGGATGTTTGAACAAATCGTTGCGATGATGAGATCGACTTTAAGTGATGCATTAAATGGTGCGTTCTTGTTTGGAGCCATTATGATGGTCGTTGCGGTAATTCTAGTCCTTTTCTTAAAAGAAGTTCGCTTGAAAACATCTAACCAAGAAGACGATGAAGAAACAGAGGACGTGCAAGTGACGACGCGAGGACACGCTCATATGTCTAAATAA
- a CDS encoding MarR family winged helix-turn-helix transcriptional regulator, with product MDNRQRLIWELEKSFRTTFRMFRKELNHLFEDECTSMEFTYLKYIMEKDQVMTSMLSQEFNVATSHITAVTDRLVQREFVIRKRADNDRRVIYLCITDKGRDQVMMLEERKHQYMERKFKNLKDEDMKTLLTLFSKMNK from the coding sequence ATGGATAATCGGCAACGATTGATATGGGAATTAGAGAAAAGCTTTCGTACGACCTTTCGTATGTTCCGGAAAGAATTGAATCATCTATTTGAAGATGAGTGTACATCCATGGAATTTACGTATCTAAAATATATTATGGAAAAGGATCAAGTGATGACTTCGATGTTATCACAAGAGTTTAATGTTGCAACCAGTCATATTACAGCAGTCACAGATCGTCTAGTTCAGCGTGAATTTGTGATTCGAAAACGCGCAGATAATGATCGTAGAGTGATTTATCTGTGTATTACAGATAAAGGTCGCGACCAGGTAATGATGCTAGAAGAACGTAAACATCAATACATGGAACGTAAATTTAAGAACTTAAAGGACGAAGATATGAAAACATTGCTTACATTATTTTCGAAAATGAACAAATAA
- a CDS encoding CBS domain-containing protein, translating to MNIGFYLLPKSEVKFLNPESTIRQALEKMSFHKYTSVPLVDEDGKYTGTLTEGDLLWKLKEDLDSDQDYEEVIQSIKLKDVPRRVKNIPISINANMVDLITLATDQNFIPITDDEGHFIGIIRRRDIIKYCASVIWEKKPTT from the coding sequence ATGAATATTGGCTTTTACTTATTACCTAAAAGTGAAGTAAAATTCTTGAATCCTGAATCAACCATACGTCAAGCACTTGAAAAAATGTCATTCCACAAATACACTTCAGTACCACTCGTTGATGAAGACGGAAAATATACAGGCACCTTAACCGAAGGTGACTTATTGTGGAAGTTGAAAGAAGACTTAGATTCAGATCAAGACTATGAAGAAGTCATTCAAAGTATCAAGTTGAAGGATGTTCCTAGAAGAGTAAAGAATATTCCTATTTCTATTAATGCAAATATGGTAGATCTAATTACACTCGCAACTGACCAAAACTTTATCCCGATTACTGATGATGAAGGACACTTTATTGGTATTATTCGCCGACGAGATATTATTAAATATTGTGCAAGTGTCATTTGGGAAAAGAAACCGACAACCTAA
- a CDS encoding HD-GYP domain-containing protein translates to MNQRELNEGVCLEKNVHSKKGILLLRKGTKVNRAHIDMLKNHDWFFEGEEEQVVLQVNAPKMDTEIETNGYPRIQQSYDQAVHSIREFFDQVLSNLEASVDKVFTQFSNVLEEVLEDEDQAVSLIYEVRDRDEVTYRHSLNVGLISGLIGKILNLPEKDILLLGKMGILHDIGKMHVPDDILKKPSKLTDAEYEEVKLHTRYGFEILSKLPSLNVMVSLGALTHHERLDGTGYPDSRKKEELPFLVQILSIADIYDAICTERSYQKGKSSFIAIDQLVIDANKGRLNEKIVNEFVRYLMKQYVGRSVVLNSGEKGVIAFVPYESPHRPLLKIENDYVDLKKVSSIFITNFAS, encoded by the coding sequence ATGAATCAGCGCGAGTTGAATGAAGGCGTATGTTTGGAGAAAAATGTCCATTCCAAAAAAGGAATACTACTGTTGCGTAAAGGAACAAAGGTGAATCGTGCTCACATTGACATGTTGAAAAATCATGATTGGTTTTTTGAAGGAGAAGAAGAACAAGTCGTATTACAAGTGAATGCACCTAAAATGGATACCGAGATAGAAACAAATGGATATCCTCGCATACAGCAATCCTATGATCAAGCAGTTCACAGCATTAGAGAATTCTTTGATCAAGTGCTCTCTAATTTAGAAGCCAGTGTAGATAAAGTATTTACCCAGTTCTCTAACGTTCTTGAAGAGGTATTGGAAGATGAGGATCAAGCTGTATCTTTGATTTATGAAGTAAGGGACCGTGATGAAGTTACGTATCGACATAGCTTAAATGTTGGTCTGATTTCGGGGTTAATTGGTAAAATTCTGAATTTACCGGAGAAAGATATCTTACTTCTTGGAAAAATGGGCATTTTACACGACATCGGTAAAATGCATGTTCCGGATGACATATTGAAGAAGCCTAGTAAACTTACGGATGCTGAATACGAGGAAGTGAAATTACATACTAGGTATGGCTTTGAAATCCTCAGTAAGTTACCAAGTTTAAATGTCATGGTTTCTTTAGGGGCATTAACTCATCACGAGCGACTTGATGGAACGGGCTATCCGGATTCAAGGAAGAAAGAAGAACTCCCTTTTTTAGTTCAAATCTTATCCATAGCGGATATTTATGATGCGATTTGCACAGAGCGTAGTTACCAAAAAGGTAAGTCATCATTCATTGCAATCGATCAACTCGTAATAGATGCCAATAAAGGAAGATTAAACGAAAAGATTGTAAACGAGTTTGTGCGATACCTCATGAAACAATATGTCGGCAGAAGTGTTGTACTAAATAGTGGAGAAAAAGGGGTCATTGCATTTGTCCCGTATGAATCTCCTCACAGACCACTTTTGAAAATCGAGAACGATTATGTAGATTTGAAAAAGGTCTCTTCGATCTTTATTACAAACTTTGCGAGTTAG